cctctcattcttctatgctctaatgaatacagtccaagagccaacaaatgctcctcatatgttagcccctgcattccaggaatcatcctagtggatcttctctgaactctctccaacatcagaacatcctttctaagataggggtcccaaaactgcacacagtattccaaatgggatctcaccagtgccccatagagcctcatcaacacctccttactcttatacactactcctcttgaaatgaatgccaacatagcattggCTTTCCTTATtgctgatccaacctggtggttatcctttagggtatcctgcactaggacccctTTGCACttgtgatttttgaattttctccccatctaaataataatctgcctgattGTTTCTTCTTCTAAAATGTACAACCATAcgtttctcaacattgtatctcatctgccatttctttgtccactctcctaaactgaccaagtctctctacaACCTTTCCGTTTCCTCAactcttcctgctcctccacctattttggtgcccaatccatctccagCATTTCCTCATAATGATGGTGTTCATGTcctcttggtgacactgaagAATTAGAGTGTGGTTGGAGATCTTCCTTGGACGGAAAATACAGGGGATCTTCTGGAGGTTCATGATGTGGAATGATGACAGCTTGACAAGGTCACTGTCTGTCATGTGCCAGCATTCTAACCCATAaaagagtgtggacagaacacagcttCACCTTGATATGGACACTATACTTGGTTGATCACAATATGTTGCAAATTTATCTCCATTAATGGCAAAATTGTAGAAAATCTGTTCATGGTGATGTTGGCTGAAGGATGCATGATCATCAGTTAACACACTGTCTCAGAAAACAAAATCTTAAAGTGTATTAATAATATGTAATGTCAAAGAAGAATATCAGTTCAATGACCTGCTGCTTATAAGTTTTTACTTATATAACAGAATACAAATATATTCATGAAAGTAATTTGGTTGTAAAAGATGGGAGATGTCCAAATGTTGGGATGGACAGCAGTTTTTTTGATGAACTCTAAACCATGGTCTCTGGGGGTTTTGTTATTGCTTGGAACGTGGGTAGATGGGGGTTGATGCTTTCAccgctgcttgtgcatgggagggttcattttctgtcattcatcctttggggtttttcttctgtttcatgtaTGTCTGAGAaaaataagaatttcaggttgtttgTGAAGAGTAAGGTTTACAAGTTggatactgtatacattttctgatattaaattgaatcaTTGAAAAGATTATTAAATGGATTGAGAAGCTAAGTACAGGATAAAAATtattttgattattattattgattGCTTGTTACACTTTAACCAACTTCACTGATATTTTTCATATACAATTAATAACAAATTAGTATATATTGGGATTCATGTATAAATTTATTTAGGCTTAATAAATTTGTCTGATAATTAGCATGGTAAAAATGTTTAGATATTCATTATTTTCTCTTAACAGTCAATGAGACAGTGTCCAGCCTCCCTTTACAGATGACACTGTATTTCAATGTCATCTTCTTTCCATTCTGGTGGGTGTCAGAAGTGTTTATGATCCATCTTAAGGTGAGAGTTTATTGACATCATTAAgacaatcaacaagcttcaagttCATTGAATTTACAGCAGAACTCATTGTTAATATTCTCCTTTGCAATGTCTGCTCAATCGACAAATGGATTTTAGTTAAACATAAAGAGGCCCTATATTGACCTCATTCTGCACCTCATAGCCCCCAATACTGGAGTGGAACGCAGTCATCCTTGATACCAAGAGACTGCCTGGAAAACGATAATTAAAACGGTGGTCTCCTGCAAACGAATTACAGTGTTTATTTTAGCTGCAGCAAACAGAATTCATGATTGGAACTCCAACATGGCAATTGCTCCAGAAAATATAGTGAGCAGAATGTAGTTACCTTTACAAATTACTTATTTCTCCCCATTGACTGAAGATGTGCTGTTGAGTAATTAAAAGTCCAATACTGACATCAGCAACAGAACCATTTAGAAACTTACCCAATATCCATTCTGAATTTCCAGACACTGGGTGAAATAATTGGATGGAGGGTAAAAGTACTTCAAGTCAGAGAGAACTAAGAACCAAATGTAGAAAAGCTCAGCCTCAATGACTGGAAGGGATGGGATGCGGGACTAAGCAATTGAAAGAGATCTCAATGGTTAAGGATAGGGTGGTGAATGGGAGAGGGTGAGATAAAATCtgaaatgatggggagggctgagCAACAGCCACGAGGGCACAGTCCTTAGGTCAGTTAACAACAGAGTTGTTGATTATCCCAATGCAGAAACAAAGTATATTGCAGGGTGGATGTTCCTCTTCCTTGTAGTTAAACCTGATTGAAAGTCTTCTCAATCCTGATTCATAGAGCAAACTAAATAGCAAAGAATGTTTTTCTACTGCCTAACTTTTTGTTTCTCCGCATTGCCTCCCTGAACCAGTACAACATGTTGCCAGGATACTACCAATGGCTACTGCTGGCTGCTATAATAATTATCACGGTGATTGAAAGTATTCGGCTGTGTCTGGGCTACATGGGAAACTTGGAAGAAAAGGTAAGCGAATTATAAATCATAGTTATTTGTAAATGCTTTTTGTATCTGCATCTTTAGCCTGTGGCACAAAGGATAAATGCTCCAGCAATTTCAGCAAGTGCGCCCTCGATTGAATGATGTGTATGTCTATACGCTAATGAAGCCCAGTTAAAGTTCagatgagatttattttctctgGCTCCCTGGTATGTTTTATAAACACAAGTTCTTATTTAATAGCTTCCTAAGTTTCCCGGTGGCATCTCACGTACAAAGTCAGCGTCcaacatcaaggacctccaccatccacccTTTCTTCTCAGGAACAGGCGCATTAGGTCCCaccccatcaggttcaggaacagttatcaccccccagccatcaggctcctgaaccagagaggataatgtCATTCACCCAAACACTGAACTAATACCACAACATATgcactctctttcaaggactatacaactcatgttctctgtatttattacgtactttttctttttttgcatttgcataatttgttgtcttctgcgctttttcattgattcaatggTGTCttttttgtacttactgtgaacacccacaagaaattgaatccCAGTGTGGGTGATAATAAACTGACTCTGAACTTTGTTCCTCAGATATATTCAGTTTGTTTATATGAATTTATATTTGATTCCCCTACTGTTGTTGCAATAAGAGAACCCTTTAATCTTATTTAAAAACAATAGACATTAATAATGTGCATGTATTTTTGTTCATCTCATTAGGATTTAGATATACTGGAAATTAAAGGATGTAGAGTTGATGGAAGAAAGTGGCACTAAGTTAAAATATCAGTCCCGATCTTACTGAGTGATGAAAAAATATAAATTCCTGCTTATATTTCTTACCTTCACAAGTTCTTCTTTTCATCCTACAGCTGCCAGAGTTAGCTGGATTTTGGTTGCTTTCCTTTGTCATTCAGCTACCTATCATCTTGTTCCTCCTCATCGATGAATCCATCATCATCGTACCCCTGGAAAGGGGTATGAATATTATCTACTCCATATTCCTGGTTTTTGAGTTGGTTCTGGGATTCCAGGCCCTAAGGAAAATGACGAATCACCTAACAAAAGGCTTCTACCTCCAACAGTTTCAGGAGCCAGAGTATCCTCAACGGCACAAAAGAAGTCAAGAAGCTGGAATTCCATTTGGGAGTGGTTCTATTTTCCTCGTGTAGTGGGCCAAGGACTTTCAAATGCATTAACTCTTACAATTGATCCAGTTGGCATTGCCACCATGTGGAGATCCAGGCttctctgccacttctcaggtAAAAAGCTCCTTGTTGTAGCAACATTGACTTCTCCAGAGTAATAAAGAATATTTTATGACCTGAGCTTTCATGAAGAAACATTAATCTATGCTGTCAGTAGAACAATTGACCCaacaatttttaaataaaattattaGCATTAAATTCTTCGCATTGCATTTATGATTGTTTTTCTGATTTGTATATCACAGGCACTTTCCAAGTTTCCTTCCTTTATCCAATATCTTCCTGTATGATTCCACACAATGACTGCTATTTTAGACTTAAGAGGTGTGTCACGTACgtaaattcaattcaagtttaattgtctttGACCATACATGGTGTAaatcacagtaccaacagtcacacgtGGCACAAAGCATGCACAAGGTTGCAAGCAAGGTAAGATACAGCAGCCATGCAATAAGAGAGTCCTGACTGAAGACACGGAAATctgcagcttgtcttctgccaagccaGTACTGGGCAGCAGTGCACACCgaccctgatggaaacagatagAAATATTTGAGAACAGGTTACTGGAGGTTAGTATCATTGGTTATTCCTATCAACTCTTTGCTCATGCCTAAACACAAAGATACTTCTGCATCTCTTTTACCCTTATCTTACTCACCACATTGACAGTCTTTGTGAAATCTGTAACAAAGGAAAAGAAAACGGGGAATCCAATGCATTGTCCAAAGACACCGAAATCAGAGAAACTAGGCAGTGTTCCACCAGAAAGTATCCATCAGTCACATTTAAGTGAAAGAAAAAATCCCAGCACTGAATGTAAACTGATTCTGTCATGTTTCGGAGCAACATTTACtaagataactgtccctgaaccacaGTGAGTTGGATAGCCAGCATTATGTAATGCAATAACACATTTTCATAGTGAATAATACTTTCTGCTGATACCATCACTACAATTACAAATCACTATTCCACTCACAGACCCCTAACTTAAATGGCAGTTGCTGTGAATGCTAATTCTTTAAGTCAGTCTGAACCAAACTTAAACACAGATGAcgtttacagatgctggaactccaaagcaacgcacaaaatgctggaggaacttagctggccaggcagcatctatggaaaaaagtacagtcggcatTTTCAGGCCAGTCCTGCTaaaaagtctcagcccaaaacgtcgactgtaactatgaaaatggacaagggagtgccagtggatgcagtgtacctggactttcagaaagcctttgataaggtcccacataggagattagtgggcaaaattaaagcacatggtattggggttaGGGTACTCgcgtggatagaaaattggttggcagacaggaaaccaAGAGTGgggattaatgggtccttttcagaatggcaggcagtgactagtggggtaccgcaaagctcggtgctgggactgtagctaattacaatatatattaatgatttagatgaagggattaaaaataacattagcaaatatgctgatgacacaaagctgggtgacagtgtgaaatgtcaggaggatgttatgagaatgcagagtgacttggacaggttaggtgagtgggcagatgcatggcagttgcagtttaatatggataaatgtgaggttatccactttggtggcaagaacaagaaggcagattactatctgaatgatgtcaagttaggaaaaggggaagtacaatgagacctaggtgttcttgtacatcagtcactgaaagtaagcatgcaggtacagcaggcagtgaagaaagctaatgggatgttggccttcatgacaaggggaattgagtataggagcaaagaggtcctactgcagttgtacagggccctggtgaaaccacacctggagtattgtgttgagttttggtctccaattttgaggaaggacattcttgctattgagggagtgcagcgtaggttcacgaggttaattcctgggttggcaggactgtcatatgttgaaagattggagcgattgggcttgtatacactggaatttagaaggatgagaggggatctgattgaaacatataagattattaaggaattggacacggtaggggcaggaaaaatgttcctgatgctgggggagtccagaaccagaggccacagtttaagaataaggggtaggccatttagaaaagagttgaggaaaaactttttcacccagagagttgtgggggtctggattgctctgcctcagaaagcagtggaggccaattctctggatgctttcaagaaagagttaattAGAGCTCTtaaagtcaagggatatggggagaaggcaggaaaggggtagtgattgtggatgatcagccatgatcacattgaatggcagtgctggctcgaggggccgaatgg
The genomic region above belongs to Hypanus sabinus isolate sHypSab1 chromosome 13, sHypSab1.hap1, whole genome shotgun sequence and contains:
- the LOC132403520 gene encoding transmembrane protein 17-like — protein: MSLHSSLPHNIRQNLTNLTGTLFISNKTRDCGDASNNIPVNETVSSLPLQMTLYFNVIFFPFWWVSEVFMIHLKYNMLPGYYQWLLLAAIIIITVIESIRLCLGYMGNLEEKLPELAGFWLLSFVIQLPIILFLLIDESIIIVPLERGMNIIYSIFLVFELVLGFQALRKMTNHLTKGFYLQQFQEPEYPQRHKRSQEAGIPFGSGSIFLV